A DNA window from Syntrophales bacterium contains the following coding sequences:
- a CDS encoding 4Fe-4S binding protein, translating to MKIKRNIVEIDEEKCDGCGQCMPSCAEGAIQILDGKARLISEKYCDGLGACLGECPNDVIRIVERDADDFDEVAVEEHLHAKKMAGETKEATMACGCPSAHIQSFAPSEPCREANEPVYHGGGA from the coding sequence ATGAAGATCAAACGTAATATCGTTGAAATTGACGAAGAAAAGTGCGACGGCTGCGGGCAGTGCATGCCCTCCTGCGCCGAAGGAGCCATTCAGATTCTGGATGGAAAGGCGAGACTTATTTCGGAAAAATACTGTGATGGATTGGGAGCCTGTCTGGGAGAATGTCCGAACGACGTCATCAGGATCGTGGAACGAGATGCGGATGATTTTGATGAGGTAGCTGTAGAGGAACATCTGCACGCAAAGAAAATGGCGGGTGAAACCAAAGAGGCAACTATGGCCTGTGGCTGTCCGTCTGCTCATATCCAGAGTTTTGCACCATCGGAACCGTGCCGGGAGGCTAACGAGCCCGTGTATCATGGTGGTGGAGCTTGA
- a CDS encoding HD domain-containing protein, with amino-acid sequence MKCPGQDTRYWKPGAIFETACTKCGNPVELFKDEATRRCKKCGTMLVNPKMDFGCAAYCKFAEQCLGSLPPELSAQRDDLLKDRVAIEMKRYFKQDFKRIGHASRVARYAGEIFKEEGGDPAVILSAAYLHDIGIKEAEWKYQSTAARYQEEEGPPIAREILSKLGAGEELVAEVCDIVGHHHHPRPQETLNFKVLYDADLIVNMEENKKDGSMDTEKLTSLIGKAFLTEGGRKLAKSVLRRKT; translated from the coding sequence ATGAAGTGCCCGGGACAGGACACCCGTTACTGGAAACCAGGAGCGATCTTCGAAACCGCGTGTACAAAGTGTGGTAATCCGGTAGAGCTCTTTAAGGACGAGGCCACCCGCCGTTGTAAGAAGTGCGGGACAATGCTTGTCAACCCAAAGATGGACTTTGGTTGCGCCGCATACTGCAAGTTTGCCGAGCAATGCCTCGGGAGCCTGCCCCCGGAGCTTTCGGCTCAGAGAGATGATCTATTAAAGGACCGCGTCGCCATTGAGATGAAGCGCTATTTTAAACAGGACTTCAAGCGGATTGGCCATGCCTCCAGGGTAGCCCGTTACGCAGGGGAAATTTTTAAAGAGGAAGGAGGAGATCCGGCGGTGATATTATCCGCTGCCTATCTCCATGATATTGGCATCAAGGAAGCGGAGTGGAAATACCAGAGTACAGCGGCACGTTATCAAGAAGAGGAAGGGCCGCCCATTGCCCGTGAGATTCTTTCGAAATTGGGAGCCGGCGAGGAACTGGTCGCAGAGGTTTGCGACATCGTTGGTCACCACCATCACCCGAGACCCCAGGAGACGCTGAATTTCAAAGTGCTCTACGACGCCGATCTGATTGTGAATATGGAAGAGAACAAGAAGGATGGTTCCATGGATACAGAGAAACTGACCTCCCTTATTGGAAAGGCCTTCCTTACCGAAGGCGGTCGCAAGCTGGCGAAGAGCGTTTTAAGGAGAAAAACATGA